One genomic window of Oryctolagus cuniculus chromosome 11, mOryCun1.1, whole genome shotgun sequence includes the following:
- the LOC100347394 gene encoding keratin, type II cytoskeletal 72 translates to MSRQLSLYSGGERPGFSGSSAVVSGRLSSSSTSFRAGVKGTAAFGSRSLFCVGGGRRLALSAAAAGAGRSGGRLGGFVGTVFGSAGLGPACPSVCPPGGIPQVIVNKSLLAPLNLELDPEIQRVRAQEREQIKALNNKFASFIDKVRFLEQQNQVLETKWNLLQQLDLNISRRNLEPIYEGRISTMQKQLEMLSGDRVRLDSELRNMRDVVEDYKKRYEVEINKRTAAENEFVVLKKDVDAAYMNKVELQAKVDAMTDELKYLKRLYEGEIAQMQSHISDTSVVLSMDNNRDLDLDSIIDDIRVQYEDIAQRSKAEAEALYQTKIQELQATAGQHGDDLKLTKAEISELSRLIQRIRSEIGNVKKQCGNLETSMADAEQRGDCALKDARAKLDELEGALQQAKEELARMLREHQELMSVKLALDMEIATYRKLLEGEESRMSGEYPNSVSISVVSSTSAGAGAGFGVGFGTSSTYSYKPVATDIKTKGSCGSELKDSLAKTSGGPGVTKKAPR, encoded by the exons ATGAGCCGCCAGCTGTCCCTGTATTCCGGCGGGGAGCGCCCGGGCTTCAGCGGCTCCTCAGCCGTCGTCTCGGGCCGGCTCAGTAGCAGCTCCACCTCGTTCCGGGCCGGGGTCAAGGGCACGGCGGCCTTTGGCAGCAGGAGCCTGTTTTGCGTCGGGGGCGGCCGGCGCCTGGCGCTCAGCGCAGCGGCGGCTGGGGCCGGGCGGAGCGGCGGCCGCCTGGGCGGCTTCGTGGGCACGGTCTTCGGCAGCGCTGGGCTGGGACCTGCGTGTCCATCCGTGTGCCCGCCCGGGGGCATCCCTCAAGTCATCGTCAACAAGAGCCTGCTGGCGCCCCTCAACCTGGAGCTGGACCCTGAGATCCAGCGGGTGCGCGCCCAGGAGCGCGAGCAGATCAAGGCGCTGAACAACAAGTTCGCCTCCTTCATCGACAAG GTGCGCTTCCTGGAGCAGCAGAACCAGGTGCTGGAGACCAAGTGGAacctgctgcagcagctggaccTGAACATCTCCCGGAGGAACCTGGAGCCCATCTACGAGGGCCGCATCAGCACCATGCAGAAGCAGCTGGAGATGCTGTCGGGCGACCGGGTGAGGCTGGACTCGGAGCTTCGCAACATGCGCGACGTAGTGGAGGACTACAAAAAGCG GTACGAGGTGGAGATTAACAAGCGCACGGCCGCAGAGAACGAGTTTGTGGTGCTCAAGAAG GACGTGGACGCCGCCTACATGAACAAGGTGGAGCTCCAGGCCAAGGTGGACGCCATGACGGacgaactcaagtacttgaagcGTCTCTATGAAGGG gagATCGCTCAGATGCAGTCCCACATCAGTGACACGTCCGTGGTGCTGTCCATGGACAACAACCGGGACCTGGACCTGGACAGCATCATCGATGACATTCGTGTCCAGTACGAGGACATCGCCCAGAGGAGCAAAGCTGAGGCCGAGGCATTGTACCAGACCaag ATCCAGGAGCTGCAGGCCACGGCGGGCCAGCACGGCGATGACCTGAAGCTCACCAAGGCCGAGATCTCGGAGCTCAGCCGGCTGATTCAGAGGATCCGCTCGGAGATAGGGAACGTGAAGAAGCAG TGCGGCAACCTGGAGACATCCATGGCGGATGCCGAGCAGCGAGGCGACTGCGCCCTCAAGGACGCCCGGGCCAAGCTGGACGAGCTGGAGGGAGCCCTGCAGCAGGCCAAGGAGGAGCTGGCCCGGATGCTGCGTGAGCACCAGGAGCTGATGAGTGTGAAGCTGGCGCTGGACATGGAGATCGCCACCTACCGCAAGctgctggagggcgaggagagcag gATGTCCGGTGAATATCCCAATTCCGTGAGCATCT CCGTCGTCAGCAGCACCAGcgcgggagcaggtgcaggctttGGCGTGGGCTTCGGCACCTCCAGCACGTACAGCTACAAGCCTGTGGCGACCGACATTAAGACCAAGGGGAGCTGTGGCAGTGAGCTCAAGGACTCCCTCGCCAAAACCTCTGGTGGCCCCGGTGTGACCAAAAAGGCCCCCAGATGA